A part of Mycolicibacterium sp. TUM20985 genomic DNA contains:
- a CDS encoding serine/threonine-protein kinase PknD, protein MDDTVIDGGDSTQGGGSTDGGDATSGAVPTEVFGRYGLLSLLGAGGMGQVWRARDSQTNRVVALKVLPAHSADDEESRERFRRECEAVAQLTEPHIIPIHDFGDVDGRLFLNMRLVDGKDLRTLIKQEAALPPSRAVAIIVQVAGALQAAHDVGLVHRDVKPSNILVSENDFAYLIDFGIAHASGDHTLTKAGETIGTAVYMAPEAIGAAVKTHSRVDVYALTCVLYECLTGQPPFTSDVGVQGLIAHHLHTPPPQPSVTKSDVPVAFDEVIAKGMAKNPDDRYASVHELAAAARAAAGDPTLPAIEAGQTHSRQRIHLSRRAIAVMAAVAAVAVVVAGVIIVGRQPSDGTATSATSALPVGQGFSSQIALPFPGIRVAGGVAVDAAGTAYVTGIGTDQVMRLEPGATAATQLPFTGLKNPRDVAVDAKGGVYVTDSSNDRVEWLPAGAPAAATLPFVGLNDPRGIIVSPAGDVYVVDRGNDRVLFLAAGATAAITLPFVGLNDPRGVAVDAAGGVVVTDTGNNRVMQLPAGSTVAEPLPFNGVNDPHGVAVDSKGSVYVTDRGNAAIVELEPGAAAAIPLPLTGLNDPQGVAVDGAGNIYVSDLGPNPVVKLVAGR, encoded by the coding sequence ATGGATGACACGGTCATAGACGGCGGGGACTCCACGCAGGGCGGAGGCTCGACCGACGGCGGGGACGCCACCTCGGGCGCAGTACCGACCGAGGTCTTCGGACGCTATGGTCTGCTGTCACTGCTTGGTGCGGGCGGCATGGGTCAGGTGTGGCGGGCGCGCGATTCGCAGACCAATCGGGTGGTCGCGCTGAAGGTCTTGCCCGCACACTCCGCCGACGACGAGGAGTCGCGCGAACGGTTCCGGCGGGAGTGCGAGGCCGTGGCGCAGCTGACCGAGCCGCACATCATCCCGATCCACGACTTCGGTGATGTGGACGGTCGGCTGTTCCTGAACATGCGACTGGTCGACGGTAAGGACCTTCGCACGCTGATCAAACAAGAAGCTGCCTTGCCGCCGTCACGGGCGGTGGCGATCATCGTCCAGGTTGCCGGAGCACTTCAAGCGGCCCACGACGTCGGTCTGGTACACCGCGACGTCAAACCGTCGAACATCCTGGTATCTGAAAACGACTTCGCCTACCTCATCGACTTCGGGATCGCTCACGCGTCCGGAGACCACACGCTGACCAAGGCCGGCGAAACCATCGGCACCGCGGTCTACATGGCGCCGGAGGCCATTGGCGCCGCAGTCAAGACCCACTCCCGGGTGGACGTGTACGCGCTGACGTGCGTGCTGTACGAGTGTCTCACCGGCCAGCCACCGTTCACCTCCGACGTGGGCGTGCAGGGGTTAATCGCCCATCATCTGCACACTCCGCCGCCGCAACCCAGTGTCACGAAGTCCGATGTACCCGTAGCGTTCGACGAGGTCATCGCCAAGGGGATGGCCAAGAATCCCGACGACCGCTACGCCTCCGTTCACGAGCTTGCCGCGGCCGCCCGTGCGGCGGCGGGGGATCCGACACTCCCCGCCATCGAGGCCGGTCAAACACACTCTCGCCAGCGAATTCATTTGTCGCGCAGGGCTATCGCGGTAATGGCGGCCGTCGCGGCCGTGGCCGTCGTCGTCGCGGGAGTCATCATCGTCGGGCGGCAGCCGTCAGACGGCACTGCCACTTCCGCCACCTCCGCCCTCCCGGTCGGCCAAGGGTTTTCGTCACAGATTGCACTGCCGTTCCCAGGGATTCGCGTCGCTGGCGGGGTCGCGGTCGATGCTGCTGGGACCGCGTACGTCACCGGCATCGGCACGGATCAGGTGATGCGACTGGAGCCCGGCGCGACGGCTGCGACCCAGCTGCCGTTCACCGGGCTCAAGAACCCGCGAGACGTGGCGGTCGATGCCAAGGGCGGCGTCTACGTCACCGACTCGAGTAACGATCGGGTGGAGTGGCTGCCCGCGGGCGCGCCCGCGGCGGCCACGCTGCCCTTCGTCGGCCTCAACGATCCCCGCGGCATCATCGTCAGTCCGGCGGGCGACGTCTATGTCGTCGATCGTGGGAACGATCGGGTGCTGTTCCTGGCGGCCGGCGCGACGGCGGCGATCACGCTGCCCTTCGTCGGCCTCAACGATCCCCGCGGGGTCGCCGTCGACGCGGCAGGCGGGGTCGTCGTCACCGACACGGGTAACAACCGGGTGATGCAGCTGCCGGCAGGCTCGACGGTGGCCGAACCACTCCCGTTCAACGGCGTCAACGATCCCCACGGTGTGGCGGTCGACTCGAAGGGCTCCGTCTACGTCACCGACCGCGGTAATGCCGCGATCGTCGAGCTCGAGCCGGGCGCGGCGGCGGCGATCCCGCTGCCCTTGACCGGCCTGAACGATCCCCAGGGCGTGGCGGTCGACGGGGCGGGCAACATCTACGTCTCGGATTTGGGCCCGAACCCCGTGGTGAAACTCGTCGCTGGCCGATGA
- a CDS encoding cutinase family protein: MGKLGLLITAGAAIAVSATQVLPAPNAAAAPCPDAELVFARGTTELPGTGPTGEAFVSSLRSQLGPKSLGVYAVDYPATTDFPTAIEGIRDARDHVLSTIASCPDAALVLGGFSQGAAVIGFLTSSVVPDGVSPQDVPAPMPAEAAERVAAVVLFGKPSVRFMKAIRDPDVVVGPNYAAKAIELCVDNDLVCDPHGRSFSAHNQYMESGLVDQGASFVAQRLQAVWAVDTTEPSTPTPALLSTPAHGLASANTPSSIDALPGPAPLPGPAA, translated from the coding sequence ATGGGGAAATTGGGGCTCTTGATAACTGCTGGGGCGGCGATTGCCGTGTCGGCGACGCAGGTCTTGCCCGCGCCGAACGCAGCTGCCGCGCCGTGTCCCGACGCCGAGTTGGTGTTCGCGCGCGGCACCACCGAACTGCCTGGTACCGGCCCCACCGGGGAGGCGTTCGTCAGCTCGCTGCGCTCGCAGCTCGGCCCGAAATCGCTCGGCGTGTACGCCGTCGACTACCCCGCGACCACGGACTTCCCGACCGCCATCGAGGGCATCAGGGACGCGCGGGACCACGTCCTCTCCACCATCGCGAGCTGCCCGGACGCCGCGCTGGTACTCGGCGGCTTCTCTCAGGGCGCGGCAGTGATCGGCTTCCTCACCTCGAGTGTGGTGCCCGACGGTGTGTCACCTCAAGACGTCCCCGCCCCGATGCCGGCCGAGGCCGCCGAACGCGTGGCGGCCGTCGTGCTGTTCGGAAAGCCGTCCGTGCGCTTCATGAAGGCGATCCGCGACCCGGACGTGGTCGTCGGACCGAACTATGCGGCGAAGGCCATCGAGTTGTGCGTCGACAACGACCTGGTGTGCGACCCACATGGGCGAAGTTTCTCCGCGCACAACCAGTACATGGAGTCAGGTCTCGTAGACCAGGGCGCATCATTCGTTGCGCAACGGCTGCAAGCTGTTTGGGCCGTTGACACGACGGAGCCGTCGACCCCGACCCCCGCGCTGTTGTCCACACCTGCGCACGGGCTGGCATCAGCGAACACCCCGTCCAGCATCGACGCGCTTCCCGGCCCGGCGCCGCTTCCCGGCCCCGCAGCCTGA
- a CDS encoding class I SAM-dependent methyltransferase — MSDAGRARDQRADMQLDEGYELHVDEQLVMANRLGPKWSHFSKSWDRYSPDNVWFGLGDGAVYYSMLTTLRPKRVVEVGSGFSSAIALDVRDSELPDMELTFIEPYPKRLLGLLKGRDPAATTIHRKAVQDVPVETFDILDEGDILFIDSTHVSKPGSDVNWLLFRILPRLKPGVIVHVHDIFYPFEYPETWLRERRSWNESYLLRSFLSYNSSFEILFFSSWVWQKHPEIVARYFPDAAHESPGSLWLRRVA, encoded by the coding sequence GTGAGCGATGCCGGTCGGGCGCGCGATCAGCGCGCCGACATGCAACTCGACGAAGGATACGAACTACACGTCGACGAACAGCTCGTCATGGCGAATCGCCTGGGGCCGAAATGGTCTCACTTCTCGAAGTCATGGGACCGGTACAGTCCCGACAACGTGTGGTTCGGGCTCGGCGACGGCGCGGTGTACTACTCGATGTTGACCACGCTTCGCCCCAAACGCGTCGTCGAGGTGGGTTCTGGGTTCTCGTCTGCGATTGCCCTCGACGTGCGCGATAGTGAATTGCCCGACATGGAACTGACATTCATCGAGCCCTATCCGAAACGACTCCTCGGGCTTCTCAAGGGCCGCGACCCGGCGGCCACCACGATTCACCGCAAGGCAGTTCAGGATGTTCCCGTCGAAACGTTCGACATCCTCGACGAGGGCGACATCCTCTTCATCGACAGCACCCATGTCAGCAAGCCCGGAAGTGACGTCAATTGGCTCTTGTTCCGAATATTGCCACGACTCAAGCCTGGCGTCATCGTGCACGTCCACGACATCTTCTACCCATTCGAGTACCCCGAGACCTGGCTCAGGGAGCGTCGGAGCTGGAACGAGTCGTACCTGCTGCGCTCATTCCTGAGCTATAACAGCTCCTTCGAGATCCTGTTCTTCAGTTCTTGGGTATGGCAGAAGCACCCCGAGATCGTCGCCCGGTACTTCCCCGATGCGGCGCACGAAAGCCCGGGCAGCCTGTGGCTGAGGCGCGTCGCGTAA
- a CDS encoding zinc-dependent alcohol dehydrogenase, whose protein sequence is MRAMVYRGPYKIRVENKEMPPIEHPNDAIVRVTMAAICGSDLHLYHGMMPDTRVGMTFGHEFVGVVEEVGPSVQNLKRGDRVMVPFNVYCGSCYFCARGLFSNCHNVNPNATAVGGIYGYSHTCGGYDGGQAEFVRVPFADVGPAIIPEWMDEEDALLCTDALATGYFGAQLADIAEGDTVAVFGAGPVGLYAAKSAWLMGAGRVIVIDYLENRLEKARTFAHAETRNFAEYDDIVVEMKKATGHLGADSVIECVGAEADGNFLQHVTAAKFKLQGGSPVALNWAIDSVRKGGTVSVMGAYGPMFSAVKFGDAMNKGLTLRMNQCPVKRQWPRLFSHIRNGYLKPNDIVTHRIPLEHIADGYHIFSAKLDDCIKPIILPQAS, encoded by the coding sequence ATGCGCGCAATGGTTTATCGCGGCCCGTACAAGATCCGGGTCGAGAACAAGGAAATGCCGCCGATCGAGCATCCGAACGACGCCATCGTGCGGGTGACCATGGCGGCGATCTGCGGATCGGATCTGCACCTCTATCACGGGATGATGCCGGACACCCGGGTCGGCATGACCTTCGGCCACGAGTTCGTCGGCGTGGTCGAAGAGGTCGGGCCGTCGGTGCAGAATCTCAAGCGCGGCGACCGCGTGATGGTGCCGTTCAACGTCTATTGCGGGTCGTGCTACTTCTGCGCCCGCGGCCTCTTCTCCAACTGCCACAACGTGAATCCGAATGCCACCGCCGTCGGCGGCATCTACGGCTACTCGCACACGTGCGGCGGTTATGACGGCGGGCAGGCGGAGTTCGTCCGGGTCCCGTTCGCCGACGTCGGCCCCGCGATCATCCCGGAATGGATGGACGAAGAGGACGCGCTGCTGTGCACCGACGCTCTGGCAACGGGCTACTTCGGTGCCCAGCTGGCCGACATCGCCGAGGGTGACACCGTGGCGGTGTTCGGCGCCGGGCCGGTCGGTCTCTACGCCGCGAAGTCGGCGTGGTTGATGGGCGCCGGCCGGGTGATCGTCATCGACTACCTCGAGAACCGGTTGGAGAAGGCGCGCACCTTCGCCCATGCGGAAACCCGCAACTTCGCCGAGTACGACGACATCGTGGTCGAGATGAAGAAGGCCACCGGGCACCTGGGCGCCGACTCGGTGATCGAGTGCGTCGGAGCCGAGGCCGATGGCAACTTCCTGCAACACGTGACCGCCGCCAAGTTCAAACTCCAGGGCGGCTCACCAGTGGCCCTGAACTGGGCCATCGACTCCGTCCGCAAGGGCGGCACGGTGTCGGTCATGGGCGCCTACGGACCGATGTTCAGTGCCGTCAAGTTCGGTGACGCGATGAACAAGGGCTTGACGTTGCGGATGAACCAGTGCCCGGTCAAACGGCAGTGGCCGCGGTTGTTCTCACACATCCGCAATGGCTACCTCAAGCCGAACGATATTGTCACCCATCGCATTCCGTTGGAGCACATCGCCGATGGCTACCACATCTTCTCGGCGAAGCTCGACGACTGCATCAAGCCGATCATCCTTCCCCAGGCCAGCTGA
- a CDS encoding glycosyltransferase family 2 protein: MDGSHQYHSRSRLVALVAAHNEERQIGAAIQSLLDQTRRPDEIVIVADRCVDRTIEIALQFSASVIESVGNVHRKAGALNQALARILPTLDADDLVIMMDADTELNFEFLEAAERRLRTHEDSRPTVGAVGSVFLAIYPVTQIVEAVQRNEYLRYAHDLKRRKGRAEVISGTAGMYPVAVLRQVAAERGSRLPAGGFVYDNTALTEDNELTMAVKHLGYRCASPTECTVRTELMPTVRTLYFQRLRWQRGALENLRMYGLTKYTAPYILRQMAIYLGILFLPYFVAVVVIAILQTERFPWSWPWFFISSILVIERVWTVRRGGRRAVILSALILPEITYDVFLHFVFSIALADAVTGTRASWDHREAVQQEVAGLITQTVRTIVQIAVPICGLVLAAFLALLTTQLGVQWVVVGVIVGSGIAHSALRATRFDPMGRVFGSSENLAKIRIAGSSPVS, translated from the coding sequence GTGGATGGCAGTCACCAGTATCACTCCCGCAGCCGATTGGTCGCACTGGTGGCCGCCCACAACGAAGAACGGCAAATTGGTGCAGCGATACAGTCACTGCTCGATCAGACGCGACGCCCCGATGAAATAGTCATCGTTGCCGACCGCTGCGTCGATCGGACGATCGAGATTGCGCTGCAATTCAGTGCTTCGGTGATTGAGAGCGTTGGCAACGTTCATCGCAAGGCTGGTGCGCTCAATCAGGCGTTGGCCCGGATTCTTCCCACGCTCGACGCCGATGACTTGGTGATAATGATGGACGCCGACACGGAACTCAATTTCGAGTTTCTCGAAGCTGCTGAGCGCCGTCTGCGGACCCATGAAGACAGCAGGCCGACCGTCGGTGCGGTCGGATCGGTATTCCTCGCCATCTATCCCGTCACCCAGATCGTCGAAGCGGTCCAGCGCAATGAATACCTGCGCTACGCCCATGACCTGAAGCGGCGCAAGGGTCGGGCAGAAGTCATCAGCGGCACCGCAGGCATGTACCCCGTCGCGGTGCTGCGTCAGGTCGCCGCCGAACGGGGCAGCCGCCTGCCCGCTGGTGGGTTCGTCTACGACAACACCGCTCTGACCGAGGACAACGAGCTCACGATGGCGGTCAAGCATCTCGGGTATCGGTGTGCGTCGCCGACCGAATGTACGGTGCGGACAGAACTCATGCCCACCGTGAGAACGTTGTATTTCCAACGGCTGCGCTGGCAACGAGGGGCGCTGGAGAACCTGCGCATGTACGGGCTGACGAAGTACACCGCGCCATACATTCTTCGACAAATGGCGATCTACCTCGGCATCCTCTTTCTGCCGTACTTCGTGGCCGTGGTGGTCATAGCGATTCTGCAGACCGAGAGATTTCCGTGGTCGTGGCCGTGGTTCTTCATCAGTTCGATCTTGGTGATCGAACGGGTGTGGACGGTGCGCCGTGGTGGTCGACGTGCAGTAATACTCTCTGCGCTGATTCTGCCCGAGATCACCTATGACGTGTTCCTTCACTTCGTCTTCTCGATCGCTCTGGCCGACGCGGTCACCGGGACTCGCGCCAGTTGGGATCACCGCGAGGCGGTCCAGCAGGAGGTGGCCGGGCTGATCACCCAGACCGTGCGGACAATCGTTCAGATAGCCGTTCCGATATGTGGCCTCGTTCTCGCAGCGTTCCTCGCACTCCTCACCACCCAACTTGGAGTGCAATGGGTGGTGGTCGGTGTGATAGTCGGGTCCGGTATTGCCCACTCCGCCCTGCGGGCAACGCGGTTCGATCCGATGGGCCGCGTGTTCGGCAGCAGCGAAAATCTCGCCAAGATTCGCATTGCGGGTTCAAGTCCCGTGTCATAA
- a CDS encoding glycosyltransferase, translating into MTSHLARASNAPSTWLRLLITLVALLGINYIAWRWLVSINWSAWWVAVPLVLAETYSLVNAILFGVTMWQLRRRSAPPPPSANATVDVLIRSYDEPVASVVATTEATQRIRFPHQTYLLDEGDRPELGAVAAAAGIGYLGHPTSQRNEPRRPRARNLDDALMATSGEYVLVLDADQAPDSRILDNTLGYFDDPRVAFVQTPQYLHGAPFSDRLGSQAPRFHGPIQQGRDGWNAATFSGTNAVLRREAWMQVGVDAYVRAVEDTVKRALAAAERIIRRTKRTVGQDDSTVRTALDGVQLAVDNAWRAVERGLPLAEVTHRFNQQVDTASHTLVEADITAIRTDLEAIAMLTGGTDYVTDTVVFDEAVLAMLASRDWSPLGALESISTMIRAIDVAYDEPGPVPPTTTISVADDLATSMQLHATGWKSAYHPEVLVEGPAPDDVRTVIALQLHRAQGTTQVLLQHNPLLRKGLGLGQRLVYFSTMWAYLAGFATLVYIAAPVLFLTFGVMPVHAYSWDLFGRLIPFLVLNQVLLIVVGRGTRVWRGQQYGFALFPVWITACLTALFSLLFGRPVDSSVPSRNRHRSGGGPWRLIRWQLVAMAVLVVASVIGLVRLYYGTASVLGVTVNVSWALVDVAMLSVAFQAVRHRGHRQTEGVA; encoded by the coding sequence ATGACGTCCCATTTGGCCCGTGCGAGCAACGCGCCATCGACGTGGTTGCGGTTGCTGATCACCCTCGTCGCGCTGCTGGGCATCAACTACATCGCATGGCGATGGTTGGTGTCGATCAACTGGTCGGCGTGGTGGGTCGCCGTGCCGCTGGTGCTGGCGGAGACCTACAGCCTGGTGAACGCGATCCTGTTCGGCGTGACCATGTGGCAACTACGGCGCCGATCCGCCCCTCCCCCACCAAGCGCCAACGCCACCGTCGACGTCCTCATCAGGAGCTACGACGAACCCGTCGCTTCGGTGGTGGCAACCACGGAAGCGACCCAGCGCATCCGTTTCCCCCACCAGACCTACCTGCTCGACGAGGGTGACCGACCTGAACTCGGGGCTGTGGCCGCCGCCGCGGGTATCGGCTACCTTGGGCACCCGACGAGCCAGCGGAACGAACCGCGGCGCCCTAGGGCTCGCAACCTCGACGACGCGCTGATGGCGACGAGCGGCGAGTACGTCTTGGTTCTCGACGCCGATCAAGCGCCCGATTCGCGCATCCTCGACAACACGCTCGGCTACTTCGACGATCCGCGGGTGGCGTTCGTTCAGACGCCGCAGTACCTTCACGGAGCGCCGTTCTCTGATCGGCTGGGAAGTCAGGCACCGCGGTTCCACGGGCCCATCCAGCAAGGTAGGGACGGCTGGAACGCGGCTACCTTTAGTGGGACCAACGCCGTGCTCCGGCGCGAGGCATGGATGCAAGTCGGGGTAGACGCGTATGTCCGGGCAGTGGAGGACACCGTCAAGCGCGCGCTGGCGGCGGCCGAAAGGATCATCCGCCGCACGAAGAGAACTGTTGGACAAGATGATTCGACCGTTCGCACGGCACTAGACGGCGTTCAGCTCGCCGTCGACAACGCCTGGCGCGCCGTCGAGCGCGGACTGCCGCTGGCCGAGGTCACCCATAGGTTCAACCAGCAGGTCGACACTGCTTCACACACTCTCGTCGAGGCGGACATCACCGCCATACGCACCGATTTGGAAGCCATCGCCATGCTCACCGGCGGTACGGACTACGTCACCGACACCGTGGTATTCGACGAGGCGGTGCTTGCCATGCTCGCGAGCCGGGACTGGTCTCCGCTCGGGGCGCTCGAATCGATCAGCACCATGATCCGGGCGATCGACGTCGCCTACGACGAGCCTGGGCCGGTGCCGCCGACGACGACCATCTCGGTGGCCGACGACCTGGCCACCTCCATGCAACTGCACGCCACGGGGTGGAAGTCGGCCTACCATCCCGAAGTGTTGGTCGAAGGACCTGCACCCGACGACGTTCGCACCGTGATCGCTCTGCAATTACATCGAGCGCAGGGCACGACTCAGGTTCTGCTGCAGCACAATCCACTGCTGAGAAAGGGCCTGGGCCTTGGTCAGCGGCTTGTGTACTTCTCCACCATGTGGGCCTATCTTGCCGGGTTCGCGACACTCGTCTACATCGCTGCGCCCGTGCTCTTCCTGACTTTTGGCGTCATGCCCGTGCACGCGTACAGCTGGGACTTGTTCGGCCGGCTGATTCCCTTCTTGGTCCTGAACCAGGTGTTGCTCATCGTGGTCGGTCGGGGCACTCGGGTTTGGCGCGGACAGCAGTACGGCTTCGCACTGTTCCCCGTCTGGATCACCGCCTGCCTCACGGCCCTCTTCAGCCTGCTCTTCGGCAGGCCGGTGGACTCCTCAGTGCCATCGAGGAACCGGCACAGGTCGGGCGGAGGTCCGTGGCGTCTCATCAGATGGCAGCTCGTGGCGATGGCGGTGCTGGTGGTGGCGTCGGTCATCGGCCTCGTGCGGCTTTACTACGGAACCGCGTCGGTGCTCGGCGTGACCGTAAACGTGTCCTGGGCGCTCGTCGACGTGGCGATGCTGAGCGTCGCATTTCAGGCGGTACGCCATCGTGGCCACCGGCAGACAGAAGGAGTGGCATGA
- a CDS encoding STAS domain-containing protein — MTKFAARTTDSGVVVIAPEGRLNMVAAPELRKQLHDLVDGGSNRVVVDLSAIEFIDSSGLGALISGLKLTRSAGGDLRIAAPREQVLTVLELTNLNRVLRTYDSADRAFDD, encoded by the coding sequence ATGACCAAATTTGCCGCGCGAACAACGGATTCTGGTGTCGTCGTCATCGCCCCAGAGGGGCGCCTGAACATGGTGGCGGCACCTGAGTTGCGCAAACAGCTGCATGACCTCGTCGATGGCGGAAGCAACCGCGTGGTCGTCGATCTCAGTGCGATCGAGTTCATCGACTCCTCGGGTCTGGGTGCGCTCATCTCAGGGCTAAAACTTACTCGCAGCGCCGGTGGGGACCTCCGCATTGCAGCGCCGCGGGAACAGGTTCTGACCGTATTGGAGCTGACCAACTTGAACCGCGTGCTCCGCACCTACGACTCGGCGGACCGCGCATTCGATGACTGA
- a CDS encoding SpoIIE family protein phosphatase: MTEYALETVTGPDTLDQIQRTLDGAWAAADVSDEAKFSIELAASEIASNIIEYAGGERPVRLRMVITTQPESVLVSFTDDGDPSTVDLSRVVMPDPTSERHRGLAIAQSVLDELSYRRDAMGNHWTLSRLRSETIARPSDGVCSSPPASPNAPVLARSSAIPDAVFIPVVLVVVLLVVALSSATQPAALATAAWWPTAGIGLGLGLRYRRRYAGALALGVAAITLSLSLWAGRPVVLFTALAALGAIEMVLGVMLLRGRRDVLPALATPRDLGRLLAVVLFTAAMYDLAASGMSFVLGDLAGAWARLVTSFPKHAAGMLLITPLFMELPRRPRRAGYFESAAQIMTLLIAAVVVFFIAPVPLTFLTVLPLVWAAMRMSTRTLLIEMLGVAVIASLGSSHGMGPFSFERYGPATGTVALQVFQLSMAVVFLALSLTVGRERDTATRLRGSEELFRKSFNSSVAGKLMVIRGATEWTVERCNPAAMELLPGLRDGVVRMDALIGEEGSRALSAAADARVEESARLTIALTDGRSMDVSVAAIAEQPDGMLFALHFHDITKELRVRRLEQEELRLAGDMQRALLPGHLPATPGWTYGAIAAPARQVGGDFYDLRLMPPYMAVSLGDVMGKGVGAGMLAAATRATLRSHDADISPADVVNRAARVLEDDLKRADAFITLAYVLVDLDCGKFRFTDAGHGLCFLVRAGTCEVERLATDDLPLGVGTSWHEVTSVLDPGDTVLLVSDGVLELWGGSPVGLLDAIARTARSYEARPQAFVEALCSGINDTLDRDDLAAVALRRQGGDSVPGRRSCERLGCTHTHG; this comes from the coding sequence ATGACTGAATACGCGTTGGAGACCGTGACGGGGCCCGACACGCTGGACCAGATCCAACGTACTTTGGACGGGGCCTGGGCCGCCGCGGACGTTTCGGACGAGGCGAAGTTCTCCATCGAACTCGCTGCCAGCGAGATAGCCTCCAACATAATCGAATACGCGGGCGGCGAACGTCCAGTCCGCCTGCGGATGGTGATCACCACTCAACCCGAGTCGGTTCTCGTGTCGTTCACCGACGACGGCGATCCTTCTACGGTCGACCTGAGCCGTGTCGTCATGCCGGACCCCACCTCGGAACGTCACCGCGGGTTGGCGATTGCGCAGAGCGTGCTCGACGAACTGTCTTACCGCCGTGACGCGATGGGCAATCACTGGACGCTCAGTCGCCTGCGGTCCGAAACGATCGCCCGACCGAGTGACGGAGTCTGCTCAAGCCCACCAGCTAGCCCGAACGCACCGGTGTTAGCGCGCTCGTCTGCGATACCCGACGCGGTGTTCATCCCCGTGGTGTTGGTCGTCGTGCTGTTGGTCGTTGCGCTGTCCTCTGCGACTCAACCTGCCGCGTTGGCCACCGCGGCGTGGTGGCCGACCGCAGGCATCGGCCTCGGCCTCGGCCTGCGCTACCGGCGGCGCTACGCGGGGGCGCTCGCCCTGGGGGTCGCCGCGATCACGCTGTCGCTCTCGCTCTGGGCGGGTCGACCGGTTGTGCTCTTCACCGCATTGGCGGCTCTGGGTGCAATCGAGATGGTCCTTGGCGTGATGCTTCTCCGGGGACGCCGAGATGTATTGCCGGCCCTCGCCACGCCCCGTGATCTCGGCCGGCTACTCGCCGTCGTCTTGTTCACGGCCGCGATGTACGACCTGGCCGCCTCCGGTATGAGCTTCGTGCTCGGCGACCTCGCCGGCGCGTGGGCCCGTCTGGTGACGTCCTTTCCCAAGCACGCTGCGGGCATGCTCCTGATAACGCCGCTGTTCATGGAACTGCCGCGCCGTCCGCGACGGGCGGGCTACTTCGAGTCGGCGGCCCAGATCATGACGCTCCTCATCGCGGCCGTGGTGGTCTTCTTCATCGCTCCGGTGCCACTTACCTTCCTGACGGTCCTCCCGTTGGTGTGGGCGGCGATGCGGATGTCGACCCGAACGCTGCTCATCGAGATGCTGGGAGTCGCGGTGATCGCGTCCCTCGGCAGCTCACATGGAATGGGCCCGTTCTCCTTCGAGCGTTACGGCCCTGCGACGGGCACCGTGGCTCTTCAGGTGTTTCAGCTGTCGATGGCCGTCGTATTCCTGGCACTGTCCCTCACGGTGGGTAGGGAGCGTGACACCGCCACCCGCCTGCGCGGCAGTGAGGAGTTGTTTCGCAAGAGCTTCAACTCGTCGGTCGCAGGCAAGCTGATGGTCATTCGCGGCGCTACGGAGTGGACCGTCGAACGCTGCAACCCCGCGGCAATGGAGTTGCTTCCCGGGTTGCGAGACGGAGTCGTGCGTATGGACGCCCTCATCGGCGAGGAAGGCTCGCGAGCACTATCTGCGGCCGCCGACGCGCGTGTCGAGGAAAGCGCGCGCCTCACGATTGCCCTCACCGATGGGCGCAGCATGGACGTCAGCGTGGCGGCGATCGCGGAACAACCCGACGGCATGTTGTTCGCCCTGCACTTCCACGACATCACCAAGGAACTGCGCGTGCGCCGGTTGGAGCAGGAGGAACTTCGCCTTGCTGGCGACATGCAGCGCGCGCTCCTACCGGGGCACCTGCCCGCGACTCCCGGTTGGACGTACGGGGCCATCGCCGCGCCGGCCCGCCAGGTCGGCGGTGACTTCTACGACCTGCGCCTCATGCCGCCCTACATGGCCGTCAGCTTGGGCGACGTGATGGGCAAGGGCGTCGGTGCTGGCATGTTGGCGGCGGCGACACGGGCCACGCTGCGGTCCCACGATGCCGACATCAGCCCGGCCGACGTCGTCAACCGCGCAGCGCGCGTTCTGGAAGACGACCTGAAGCGCGCAGACGCGTTCATCACCCTTGCCTACGTGCTGGTCGATCTCGATTGCGGCAAATTCAGGTTCACCGACGCCGGGCACGGCCTCTGCTTCCTCGTGCGAGCTGGGACCTGCGAAGTCGAACGTTTGGCGACCGACGACCTGCCGCTCGGTGTCGGTACGTCATGGCACGAAGTCACCAGTGTGCTCGACCCGGGCGACACCGTACTGCTCGTCAGCGACGGCGTCCTCGAACTGTGGGGCGGGAGCCCGGTCGGATTGCTCGACGCCATCGCGCGGACCGCGAGGAGCTACGAAGCCCGACCCCAAGCCTTCGTCGAAGCCCTCTGCAGCGGCATCAACGACACACTCGATCGCGACGACCTCGCCGCGGTCGCGCTCCGGCGCCAGGGGGGAGATAGCGTCCCGGGACGACGGTCCTGTGAACGTCTAGGCTGTACGCACACACACGGGTAG